From one Acidimicrobiales bacterium genomic stretch:
- a CDS encoding zinc ribbon domain-containing protein, with protein sequence MLCQSCGRPLPPAAQFCGECGAQVGAPSSTHETPDSPTVPEGLPAPGAALPPSPPLADGYGSVPPPPPPMSGPPPEFVAGAPSSGGGGRRNVAILVGLGVVLLVVLVGLGFALAAVLGGDDDEATPPVTLGTVPEAPTTLPPVTEVPDTVAPPTTEAAPTSPGGEPSGGPATIEAFCASAEELGALLQDAIDDPFNADPQQITELSAELSEQAAALTATATPEELERITECTEALNVTP encoded by the coding sequence ATGCTCTGCCAGTCCTGCGGGCGACCGCTCCCCCCTGCTGCCCAGTTCTGCGGCGAGTGCGGTGCCCAGGTCGGCGCGCCGTCGTCGACCCACGAAACCCCGGACTCCCCCACGGTTCCCGAGGGACTCCCCGCCCCGGGCGCGGCCCTGCCCCCGAGCCCACCCCTGGCCGACGGCTACGGCAGCGTCCCCCCTCCCCCGCCCCCGATGAGCGGCCCGCCGCCCGAGTTCGTCGCCGGGGCGCCGAGCAGCGGCGGCGGCGGTCGTCGCAACGTGGCGATCCTCGTCGGGCTCGGTGTCGTGCTCCTGGTGGTGCTCGTCGGGCTCGGCTTCGCCCTCGCCGCCGTGCTCGGGGGCGATGACGACGAGGCGACGCCCCCCGTCACCTTGGGAACGGTGCCCGAGGCGCCGACCACGCTGCCGCCCGTGACCGAGGTCCCCGACACCGTTGCCCCACCCACGACCGAGGCGGCGCCGACCAGCCCCGGAGGTGAGCCCTCCGGGGGGCCGGCCACGATCGAGGCGTTCTGCGCGAGCGCCGAGGAGCTCGGCGCGCTGCTCCAGGACGCGATCGACGATCCCTTCAACGCCGACCCCCAGCAGATCACCGAGCTGAGCGCGGAGCTCTCCGAGCAGGCAGCGGCGTTGACCGCGACGGCCACGCCCGAAGAGCTCGAGCGCATCACCGAGTGCACCGAGGCGCTGAACGTCACGCCCTGA
- a CDS encoding HAD family hydrolase encodes MPRLVPVFDLDGTLLDSDAALVAPFVALGVPEEDITFGHTLAAECARLGLSVDDYLGHYDVDAALPFPGTHELVAGLPRWAVCSNKHPSGGVPELARLGWEPEVALFADAFDFAGKSLGPVLTAMELRADEIVFVGDTEHDRRCAVEVGCRFAWAGWNPRATPTPGDEVLAAPAELHALLDG; translated from the coding sequence GTGCCTCGACTCGTGCCCGTGTTCGACCTCGACGGCACCCTGTTGGACTCCGATGCGGCCCTCGTGGCGCCCTTCGTGGCCCTGGGGGTGCCCGAGGAGGACATCACCTTCGGCCACACGCTGGCGGCGGAGTGCGCCCGTCTGGGCCTCTCGGTGGACGACTACCTCGGTCACTACGACGTGGATGCCGCCCTGCCCTTTCCCGGCACCCACGAGTTGGTCGCCGGCCTCCCGCGCTGGGCGGTGTGCTCGAACAAGCACCCGAGTGGCGGCGTGCCCGAACTCGCCCGTCTCGGGTGGGAGCCCGAGGTCGCCCTCTTCGCCGACGCGTTCGACTTCGCCGGGAAGTCGCTGGGTCCGGTGCTCACGGCGATGGAGCTGCGCGCCGATGAGATCGTGTTCGTCGGCGACACCGAGCACGACCGCCGCTGCGCCGTGGAGGTCGGTTGTCGCTTCGCCTGGGCGGGTTGGAACCCCCGGGCGACACCGACCCCGGGCGACGAGGTGCTGGCCGCTCCTGCGGAGCTGCACGCCCTCCTCGACGGCTGA
- a CDS encoding crotonase/enoyl-CoA hydratase family protein — translation MIDYELRGHVAVITINRPEARNAVNGEVANGIEAAIDRLEADDDVWLGVLCGEGSVFCAGADLKAINEGRGGELQTERGGFGGIVQRERTKPIIAAVDGPALAGGTEIVLACDLVVASSEARFGIPEVKRSLVAAAGGLFRLPKRLPPNVAMELALTGDPIDAERAHHFGLVNELCEPGTALERALDLASRIEANAPVAVRESRRLMLLSDDLDVDAGIHESNKALMGLTSSADFSEGLMAFIEKRPPNWQGK, via the coding sequence ATGATCGACTACGAGCTGCGCGGCCACGTCGCCGTCATCACCATCAACCGCCCCGAGGCCCGCAACGCCGTCAACGGTGAGGTGGCCAACGGCATCGAAGCCGCCATCGACCGCCTCGAGGCCGACGACGACGTCTGGCTGGGCGTGCTCTGCGGCGAAGGCTCGGTGTTCTGTGCCGGCGCCGACCTGAAGGCCATCAACGAGGGCCGGGGCGGCGAGCTCCAGACCGAGCGGGGCGGCTTCGGCGGCATCGTGCAGCGCGAGCGCACCAAGCCCATCATCGCCGCGGTGGACGGTCCCGCCCTCGCCGGCGGCACCGAGATCGTCCTCGCCTGCGACCTCGTGGTCGCCTCCTCCGAGGCCCGCTTCGGCATCCCCGAGGTGAAGCGCTCCCTCGTGGCCGCCGCCGGTGGGCTGTTCCGCCTCCCCAAGCGGCTTCCCCCCAACGTCGCCATGGAGCTCGCACTCACCGGTGACCCCATCGACGCCGAGCGGGCCCACCACTTCGGTCTCGTCAACGAGCTGTGCGAGCCCGGGACGGCCCTCGAGCGGGCCCTCGATCTCGCGTCCCGCATCGAGGCCAATGCCCCCGTGGCCGTTCGTGAGAGCCGCCGCCTGATGCTCCTGTCCGACGACCTCGACGTCGACGCCGGCATCCACGAGTCCAACAAGGCCCTGATGGGCCTCACCTCCAGCGCCGACTTCTCCGAGGGCCTCATGGCCTTCATCGAGAAGCGCCCGCCGAACTGGCAGGGCAAGTAA
- a CDS encoding NUDIX domain-containing protein, with translation MGAVVVDDERLLLVRRGHGPAAGTWSVPGGRIEAGETVQEAVVRELLEETGIEGVCGELIGWAERIDDGRHAVILDFAVTLLEAAEPIAGDDATEARWVPLWDVAEMNLAPGLAEFLHDHEILTTIV, from the coding sequence GTGGGTGCCGTCGTCGTCGACGACGAGCGCCTTCTCCTCGTCCGGCGGGGGCACGGCCCCGCGGCCGGCACCTGGTCGGTGCCGGGAGGGCGCATCGAGGCCGGCGAGACCGTCCAGGAGGCCGTGGTGCGCGAGCTCCTCGAGGAGACGGGCATCGAGGGCGTCTGCGGTGAGCTCATCGGCTGGGCCGAGCGCATCGACGACGGCCGCCACGCGGTGATCCTCGACTTCGCGGTGACCCTGCTCGAGGCCGCCGAGCCGATCGCCGGTGACGACGCCACCGAGGCCCGTTGGGTGCCGCTGTGGGACGTGGCCGAGATGAACCTGGCGCCGGGCCTGGCCGAGTTCCTCCACGACCACGAGATCCTCACGACCATCGTCTGA